From a region of the Helianthus annuus cultivar XRQ/B chromosome 5, HanXRQr2.0-SUNRISE, whole genome shotgun sequence genome:
- the LOC118492164 gene encoding putative receptor protein kinase ZmPK1 — protein MANRDEPVNGKHSKLSLHEDGNLVLTDAGRYIIWSTQTRLNSSSIRLQLYNSGNLILHEQGNPVWQSFDHPTDTLLPNQPFTKKTQLISSRSSTNYSSGFYKLYFDTDSILRLQYNNHEMTTIYWPDPGLLPWEVGRYQYLYSQRASLDSEGRFNSTDGLGFLSADFGYGPQRMMKIDMDGNLRVYSLVKHGATWEWMVKWQAVSHSCKIHGACGPNSLCTHSQHSDIVLSIENE, from the exons ATGGCGAACCGAGACGAACCAGTAAATGGAAAACACTCAAAGCTCTCACTACACGAAGATGGTAATCTTGTTCTAACTGATGCCGGTAGATACATTATATGGTCAACTCAAACAAGATTAAATTCATCATCCATAAGATTACAACTTTATAACTCGGGTAACCTTATCCTCCACGAACAAGGAAACCCTGTTTGGCAAAGTTTTGATCATCCAACAGATACCCTTCTTCCAAACCAACCATTTACCAAGAAGACACAACTTATTTCTTCAAGAAGTTCTACAAACTATTCTTCTGGTTTCTATAAGCTGTATTTTGATACAGACAGCATCCTTCGGCTTCAATACAATAACCACGAAATGACTACTATTTACTGGCCTGATCCCGGTTTGCTTCCTTGGGAAGTTGGGAGGTACCAGTATCTATATAGCCAAAGAGCAAGTCTTGATTCGGAGGGTCGGTTTAACTCTACGGATGGGTTGGGGTTCTTGTCTGCAGATTTCGGATATGGGCCGCAACGAATGATGAAGATTGACATGGATGGTAATCTAAGAGTTTATAGTCTGGTTAAGCATGGAGCAACATGGGAATGGATGGTTAAATGGCAAGCTGTTTCTCATTCTTGCAAGATTCATGGTGCTTGTGGACCAAATAGTCTTTGTACTCACTCTCAACATTCAG ATATAGTTTTATCTATTGAAAATGAGTGA
- the LOC110941337 gene encoding putative receptor protein kinase ZmPK1, with product MVNSKDWSYGCEPDFKTCRPEEEDFVELQYVEFYGFDIRLQRNYTLDACKNDCLHDCACKGFQFGYHEGFGVYFCYIKAFLYNGYQLGYSNRMYIKLPKTFVSSYKQKPVNKSSFHCLDLTVTPIIRSYENKPNNNILRFVLLIGCVIGFIEIICILLFWINTSKSPVTTEQSYSPAVTPFRKFTYRELKKASRNFRDEIGQGGASIVYKGRLADKRIAAIKKLKGMASHQNENEFQAEISTIGRLNHMNLIETWGYCAEGPHRLIVYEYMENGSLAEKLSEGNLDWDTVFNIAKGTAKGLAYLHEECLEWVLHCDVKPHNILLDGNYNPKVADFGLSKLLDRDDIKKSGFSTIRGTRGYMAPEWVFKLPITSKVDVFSYGVVVLEMITGWGPGGKKQGTGENGEIERGVVEWVRDRVRDGDGSGSESWIEDVVNGSIHGKFDRKMMENLVRIALQCAEDDMQVRPTMNQVVNMLLHPENDGSYM from the coding sequence ATGGTGAATTCCAAAGACTGGAGTTACGGATGTGAACCTGATTTCAAGACTTGCAGACCCGAAGAGGAAGATTTCGTTGAGCTTCAATACGTCGAATTCTACGGCTTTGATATTCGGTTACAACGAAACTACACTCTCGATGCTTGCAAGAACGATTGCTTACACGATTGCGCTTGCAAAGGTTTCCAGTTTGGATATCATGAGGGTTTTGGAGTCTATTTTTGCTACATTAAGGCTTTTCTATATAATGGATACCAATTGGGCTACTCCAATCGGATGTACATCAAACTGCCAAAGACATTTGTTTCATCTTATAAACAAAAACCCGTAAACAAATCCAGCTTTCATTGTTTAGATCTAACGGTGACACCCATCATAAGATCGTACGAGAATAAACCGAATAACAACATACTACGATTCGTGCTCCTAATCGGATGTGTAATCGGGTTTATCGAGATCATCTGCATTCTGCTTTTCTGGATCAACACTAGTAAAAGCCCGGTTACAACTGAACAAAGTTATTCCCCGGCCGTAACACCATTCAGAAAGTTCACATACCGCGAGCTGAAGAAGGCGTCGCGTAACTTTAGGGACGAGATCGGACAAGGTGGTGCTAGCATTGTGTATAAAGGAAGATTAGCCGATAAACGAATTGCAGCAATTAAAAAGTTAAAGGGTATGGCTAGCCACCAAAATGAAAATGAATTTCAAGCGGAAATTAGCACAATTGGGAGACTAAACCACATGAATTTAATCGAAACATGGGGTTATTGCGCTGAAGGACCGCATAGACTAATCGTTTACGAGTACATGGAAAACGGGTCGTTGGCTGAAAAGTTAAGTGAGGGGAACCTTGATTGGGACACTGTTTTTAACATTGCGAAAGGTACTGCAAAAGGATTGGCATATTTACACGAAGAATGCTTGGAATGGGTCCTGCATTGTGATGTGAAACCACATAATATTTTGTTGGATGGAAACTATAATCCTAAAGTAGCTGATTTCGGGCTTTCAAAACTGTTAGATCGAGATGATATCAAGAAATCAGGATTCTCAACAATTAGAGGGACTCGAGGCTACATGGCGCCTGAATGGGTGTTCAAACTTCCGATCACATCGAAAGTCGATGTATTTAGCTACGGAGTGGTGGTTTTGGAGATGATTACGGGTTGGGGTCCAGGAGGAAAGAAGCAAGGGACTGGTGAAAATGGTGAGATAGAGCGTGGGGTGGTCGAGTGGGTGAGGGATAGGGTGAGAGATGGTGATGGAAGTGGTTCGGAATCTTGGATTGAGGATGTTGTAAATGGTTCGATACATGGCAAGTTTGATCGGAAGATGATGGAAAATCTGGTTAGAATTGCATTGCAATGTGCCGAGGATGATATGCAGGTCCGGCCCACAATGAATCAAGTGGTTAACATGCTTCTACATCCAGAGAACGATGGATCGTATATGTAA
- the LOC110941338 gene encoding subtilisin-like protease SBT3.17, with amino-acid sequence MANRSLLSSCNNTLSLIFLFLIITISSSSSMAETDSSVPASVSAPIEEEATVHIVYTDRPQHEELEDYHIRTLSSVLGSEEAAKGALLYTYKHAACGFSAKLTPKQVEQLSKQPGVLQVVKDGTMRLHDSPAKLHTF; translated from the exons ATGGCTAATCGATCCCTATTATCATCCTGTAACAACACCCTATCTCTCATCttcctcttcctcatcatcaccatatcatcatcatcatcaatggCAGAAACCGATTCATCTGTTCCTGCATCTGTATCAGCACCAATAGAAGAAGAAGCAACAGTCCATATCGTCTACACCGATCGACCTCAACACGAAGAACTCGAAGATTATCACATTCGCACGCTCTCTTCGGTCCTCGGAAG TGAGGAGGCAGCAAAAGGGGCTTTGCTGTATACTTACAAGCATGCGGCTTGTGGGTTTTCTGCTAAACTCACTCCCAAACAAGTTGAACAACTTTCAA AACAACCAGGTGTTCTTCAGGTCGTGAAGGACGGGACCATGAGGCTCCATGATTCACCTGCAAAGCTGCACACCTTCTAA